From one Lineus longissimus chromosome 3, tnLinLong1.2, whole genome shotgun sequence genomic stretch:
- the LOC135484033 gene encoding regulator of microtubule dynamics protein 2-like, producing the protein MGSFFREHFPWISALSTGIMIGASSTTIYFQLSRNLAREVLELTSVVNSLRKDIAELREKVANRKKKTGYCSVQPSSGDDDDEFEEAYGGSDLEGIDTGHVSDGYLTANEASDRDASRTSFSDFFAKADKLLDGKDPEKEQAYKLIHQKRDSLSRDPEFLWRYAKSTYFLSQIEDGRGNQEKKKDLAHKAKDIAFSALLITDQNANVHKWCSITLGNLSDYKATKDKISDGFEFRTHIEKAISLNPKDSSSQYLLGRWCYGVYMLSWIERKVAATLFATPPSATIEEALEHFLEAENLNPGMWKENMLYIAKCHIEKRQYQDAVEWMEKGSRLAINGQDDRVAQKEIDTLLVKYRQ; encoded by the exons ATGGGGTCTTTTTTCCGGGAACATTTTCCGTGGATCAGTGCTCTAAGTACCGGGATCATGATTGGAGCCAGTTCAACTACCATATACTTTCAACTAAGTAGAAATCTTGCCAGAGAAGTTCTTGAGTTGACAAGTGTTGTCAACTCGCTTCGAAAGGACATTGCAGAGCTCCGAGAAAAAGTTGCGAACAGGAAAAAAAAGACTGGGTATTGCTCTGTGCAGCCAAGTAGtggtgacgacgatgatgaattCGAAGAAGCTTATGGCGG AAGTGATCTTGAAGGAATTGACACTGGACATGTGAGCGATGGCTACCTCACAGCTAATGAAGCATCTGACCGCGATGCAAGTCGCACCTCATTCAGTGACTTTTTTGCTAAAGCTGACAAGCTGTTGGATGGCAAAGATCCTGAGAAAGAACAAGCTTACAAACTGATTCATCAGAAGAGAGACTCT CTTTCTCGAGATCCTGAGTTTTTGTGGAGATATGCCAAGTCCACATACTTTCTGTCACAAATAGAAGATGGGCGAGGCaatcaagagaagaaaaaagatCTTGCTCACAAGGCCAAGGACATAGCTTTCTCTGCCCTTTTAATTACCGATCAAAATGCCAATGTCCATAAATG GTGTTCTATCACGCTGGGCAACCTCAGTGATTACAAAGCCACCAAGGATAAGATATCAGATGGATTTGAGTTTCGG ACGCATATAGAGAAAGCTATTAGTCTCAATCCAAAGGATTCATCGTCCCAGTATCTGCTAGGAAGATGGTGTTATGGG GTGTACATGCTCAGTTGGATTGAAAGAAAAGTCGCTGCAACACTATTTGCTACTCCGCCATCTGCTACCATTGAAGAAGCATTGGAACATTTTCTTGAAGCTGAAAACTTGAATCCTGGCATGTGGAAAGAAAATATGCTGTATATTGCTAAG TGCCATATAGAAAAGAGGCAATATCAGGATGCGGTTGAATGGATGGAGAAAGGCAGCAGACTAGCCATTAATGGTCAGGAT